Genomic window (Geothermobacter hydrogeniphilus):
CCGCGCCGTTCCACATGTGGACTCCGGATGTCTATCAGGGGGCGCCGACTCCGGTGACTGCCTTCATGAGTGCCGGTCCCAAGGCCGCCGCCTTCGCCGCGCTGATGCGGGTCTTCATTCTCGGTCTGGCCGGTCTGCAGAGTGAGTGGACCAGCCTGCTCTGGGGCCTGGCTATCCTGACCATGATCATCGGCAACGTGACCGCCATCTACCAGACCAATCTCAAGCGGATGCTGGCCTACTCTTCCATCGCCCACGCCGGTTATGCCCTGGTCGGCCTGGTGGCGGCCAACGCGGTCGGTGTTTCCGGCATCCTGTTCTACATGCTGGCCTACACCTTCATGAACCTCGGGGCTTTCGCGGTGCTGGTTCTGGCCGGTAAGAAGGGCGAGGAGAACCTGACCCTTGAAGGTTTCTCCGGGTTCGGTTTCAAACGTCCGTTCCTCGGCGTGGCGATGACCATTTTCATGTTGTCGCTGATGGGGATCCCGCCGACAGCCGGTTTTGCCGGGAAATTCTATATCTTCGCCGGTGCCATCAAGTCCGGTTACATCTGGCTGGCGATTATCGGCGTATTGAACTCGGCGGTTTCCCTCTATTACTACCTGCGGGTGATTGTCTACATGTACTTCAAGGATCCGCAGGAAGATTACAGCTGGGTGTCGATGCACACCGGCGCGGTGGTTTCCATCGTCATCGCCATCGTCGGCGTGCTCTATCTCGGTATCATTCCCGGCAAGATCATGGAAATGGCCAAACTGGCTATCTTCTGACCAGGAATTGAAATAGTGTGAACCAGCACAGGCCTCCCGGCATAACCGGGGGGCCTGTGCCGGTTTATGGCTGATGATCAGGGATGCGGACTTGTCCGGCAGAGACTTCAGGTGGTTACCGCACCGATTTCGGAGCGAGGTTGTTGTTTCTTCCTGCCGTGCTTTGTCCGTCGATCATTGCAACGTGTTGCCGCGGGTTTCGGCATCAAAAATGGTCATAATCGATTCATCAGTATAGGGCAGTTCGACCGTATCGCGTTTATCCCCTCCGGGATGCCAGACAATGACCGCGCCCCGGCCACGATTTTCGCGACAGGCGCAACCCGGACAGGTATTCATCAGGGCCTGCCACATCTGTTCGGTGTCGAGCAGTTCAAAACCGGCGAAGTCTTCACCGCTGCTGAGTCGGTCAAGAAACTTGTTGAGCAGTTCAAAATCGACGAAATCATTCTCTTTGCGCCACCAGCGGATAAAGCGGGTCGATTCCGTGCGTCGCTGATCGATTGCCGAGCGGATTTCGATGTTGTCCATGGGACCTCCTTTCTGCTCCCGGCCTTCAGTAGGGCCTCTTTCTACCAGTATAGTTGTTTTTTGGTTTCCCCGTCTGCCTCCCATTCGGAACGAAAGCTGGAGAACGCTTGTCGCTGGAAAGGTCTGGGTGTAAACTGCCGTGCTGGAGCCGCTTTTCACCAGAGGATACGTATGTCGTTTGCCGCCATCGCCGAAAAGACCAGCACCCTGCTGGAGATGATCAAGTTCTCCCACACCGTGTTTGCCTTCCCGTTTGCCCTGATGGGGGTGGTGCTGGCAAGTCTCGCCGGCAACGCTCTGCCCGGAGCCGGACAGGTTTTGTGGATCTGCCTGGCGATGGTCGGGGCGCGCAGTGGAGCGATGGGGCTGAACCGCCTGATTGACGCCGGGATAGACGCTGAAAATCCGCGAACCGCCGATCGTCATATTCCATCCGGACGGGTTTCGGTGGCTGAGGCCTGGTTGTTTATTGTTGTCTCGCTGGCCATTTTTCTCTTCGCCGCCTGGATGCTCAATCCGCTCTGTTTCCGACTGGCCCCGGTAGCCATCGGCTTTTTCGTTCTCTACGCCTACTGCAAGCGCTTCAGCCACTATGCCCACATCGTCCTTGGCATCTGCCTCGCCGCGGCGCCGATCGGTGCCTATATCGCCCTGCGCGGCACCCTGGATTGGCCGGTAACGGCGCTGGCACTGGCCGTCCTGTTCTGGGTCGCCGGGTTCGATATCTTCTATGCCCTTCAGGATTATGAATTCGATGTCGAGCACGGCCTGCATTCGATCCCATCCCGGCTCGGCATTGACAAGTCCTTCCTGCTGGTGCGCGTTTTCCATGGGCTGATGCTGCTGTTCCTGCTGCTGGTGCTGCCGGGCAGCGGCCTGGGCTGGATCTATGTCATCGGGGTGGTCATCGTTGCCGGAATGTTGCTCTACGAACACCGCCTGGTCAAACCGGACGATCTTTCCAGGCTGGACGCGGCATTCTTCAACATGAACGGCTATATCAGCGTGACGATATTTGTTTTCGCGCTGGGAGATGCGGTATTTTTGTAGGGCATGTACCACGGAAACACGGAAACTTAGAGAAAATCACAGAGAAAGGCGAAAGCTGATTATCCGCAGATTACGCAGATTTCCGCAGATGAAAAGCAAAGACTTTCCCTTGAGGTTTTGACCCTAATCTGCGTCCATCTGCGTAATCTGCGGATCAGAAAGCAAAAGAAGTTTTCTTGGCGTGGGATCGATTTTAACGATTTTTGAAGAATGAAGCCTATGCAGAAGATAGTCGTCGGCATCACCGGGGCCTCCGGTTCCATCTACGGACTGCGCCTGATCGAGGAGTTGCTGCGTGCGCGGATCCAGGTCAGCCTGCTGTTGAGTGATGCCGGCCGCCAGGTGCTCGGCTTCGAGACGGGGTTGCAGCTTGATGACGATCCAGCGGTCTGCGAAACACAGTTGCGCGGGCATTTTCCGGCCGGTAAGTCACTGCAGGTTTACGGTATGAGTGACTTTTTCGCCCCGATCGCCAGCGGCTCCAGCGCGCCGGATGCGGTGGTCATCTGCCCCTGCTCGATGGGCACCCTTGGTCGCATCGCTGCCGGATTCTCCGACAACCTGCTTGAACGGGTCGCGGATGTGGCGTTGAAGGAAGGCCGCAAGCTGTTGCTGGTGCCGCGCGAGACTCCCTTCAACCAGATTCACCTTGAAAATATGCTGCGCATCTCACGGGCGGGCGGGCAGATCCTGCCGGCGATGCCGGGTTTCTACCAGCAGCCGGAGTCGGTCGAGGAAATGGTCGATTTCGTGGTGGGGAAGGTGCTGGATCAACTCGGCGTTGAACATCAGCTGTTCAAACGCTGGGGGGGATAAAAGACGATTTCGCGCAGGGTTCGCCAAGGACGCAGAGTAAATACAAACATTGACAGGGTTTTCTCCGCGCCTCTGTGTCTTTCGTGCGAGGCCGGTTTCGAAGGTTTGAATACGGATGAACAGTCTGTTTGCATCGATAAAAGAAAAAGTCGCTTCGAACACCCGCATCAGCGACGATGAGGCGCTGGCGCTCTTCGAGTCGCCCGACCTGCTCGCCATCGGCGAGCTGGCGGCGGAAGCCAACCGGCGGAAAAATGGTGACCGGGTCTACTTCAACGTCAACCGCCACATCAATTACACCAATCTCTGCGTCAACCGCTGCCGGTTCTGCGCTTTCTCGAAAGAGGCGGGGGAGGCGGGAGAGTACACCCTGGCGCTGGAGCAGATCGCCGCCAAGGCCCGGGAAGCGGCTGCCGTCGGAGCGACCGAGATCCATACCGTTGGCGGCCTGCATCCCGATCTGCCGTTTGAATTTTACCTGGAGATGCTGCAGACCATCAAAAAGGTTGAACCGAAGCTGCACATCAAGGCTTTTACCGCTGTCGAGATCGATTATTTCAGCCAGATTTCAGGCTTGACCGTTGAGGAAGTCATCGCCACGCTCGGGGAGGCGGGGCTCGGGTCCCTGCCCGGAGGCGGCGCGGAAATCCTCGGACAGGAGGTCCGCGAGCGGATCTGTCCGGAAAAAATCAGCGGCGAGCGCTGGCTGGAGGTGACCGAAAAGGTTCATCGCGCCGGGTTCAAGTCCAACGCCACCATGCTCTTCGGCCATCTCGAAGCCTATCCCGACCGGGTCGAACATCTGCGCCTGCTGCGCGAGCTGCAGGATCGGTCCGGCGGCTTCCAGGCGTTCATCCCCCTCGCCTTCCAGCCCGACAACACCCGGGTGCCGGGGGCCAAAGGGGTCGGTGGCGTGGATGCTCTCAAGACCCTGGCGATCAGCCGCCTCTACCTGGACAACTTTAAGCACATCAAGGCCTACTGGGTGATGTTGGGCGTGAAGATCGCCCAGACCGCTCTCTGTTTCGGGGTCAACGATCTTGACGGCACCGTCGTCGAGGAAAAGATCGGTCACGACGCCGGTGCTGATGCGCCGCAGGCCATGAGCAGGGGCGATATCCAGAAACTGATTCGCCAGGCCGGACGGGTGCCGGTCGAGCGTGATACGCTGTATAACGAAATCTGAAAATCCGGGATAGCCACCAAGCCACCAAGAGCACCAAGAAACCTTTTCATAACGCGGGGCCGCAGAGCGGAAGAGTCTGCAGTAAAAAGCAAAGAGCTTTGTTTTGGATCTCACGCGATGTTCAGATGTTCTTTTTGCCCGGTTTTTTTTCTCACCTGTCGTTAAAGAGACTTTGCCTTCTTGGTGTCCTTTGTGTCTTGGTGGCTGATAGGGTTTTATGTTCAAAAATACATATGTTCAAAAAAATTCAAGATAAATTGAATGCCGGGCAGCCGGTCGACCGCGACGAGGCACTCTGGCTGCTCACCGAGGCCGAGCTGCTGCAGCTCGGCAAGCTGGGCGACGGGGGGCGGCGGCGTAAGCACCCGGAGAACCGGGTGACCTTCGTGGTCGACCGCAACGTCAATTACAGCAACGTCTGCGAGTCGAAATGCAAGTTCTGCGCGTTCTACTGCGATGCCGATTCAGATCGGGCCTATCTGCTCGACTACGAAACGATCTTTGCCAAGGTTCAGGAGCTGGTCGAGCATGGCGGCACCCAGCTGCTGATGCAGGGCGGGCTGCATCCGGAGTTGAAAATCGAATGGTTCGAGGAGTTGTTCCGTCAGCTCTCGCGGCGTTTTCCGCAGGTGCAGATCCATTCCCTGTCGGCGGCCGAGATCGTCCACATCGCCCGGCTCTCGAACCTGAGCGTCGCCGAGTGCCTAAGGCGGCTGCAGGCGGCGGGGTTGAAATCGCTGCCCGGCGCTGGTGCCGAGGTGCTGGTCGATGCGGTGCGGCAACGGATCTCACCCAACAAGATCAGTTGGCAACAGTGGGGCGAGGTGATGGAGCTGGCCCACGGACTGGGGATGCGTACCACCGCGACGATGATGTTCGGCAGCGGCGAAGGACCGGAAGATATTGTCGAACACCTGTTTCGTATCCGTGAAATCCAGGCCCGGACCGGCGGTTTTACCGCGTTTATCCCCTGGACTTTTCAACCGCACAACACTGAACTTGGCGGGGAAACGGCGACCGGGGTTGACTACCTGAAGGTGCTGGCGCTGTCACGGATCGTCCTCGACAATATCGATAATATCCAGGCCAGTTGGGTAACCCAGGGTGCGCGCATGGCGCAGGTGGCGCTCTTCTTCGGCGCCAATGACCTCGGCGGCACCATGCTTGAAGAGAACGTCGTCGCCGCCGCCGGCGTCACCTTCCGCATGTCGAAGGAAGAGATCATCGAACTGGCGCGTGGGGCCGGTTTTATTCCGGCACGACGGACCACGGAGTATGAGATTCTGGAAGTTTATTAAAATCCCGGGGCCGCCAAGACACCAAGGACGCCAAGAAGGCATTTCAAATTCATGGGGTCTCTTGGCGGCTTGAGCGAACATCAGTGAGCGGGTGGCCGGGCTCTTAAGGGGGGTTCATGACCTATCTACGCAAAAATATCGCCGAGATGGCCGGCTACGTGCCCGGTTTCCAGCCCGAAAACGAGGCGGAGTGGATCAAGCTCAACACCAACGAGAATCCCTACCCACCCTCGCCTAAGGTGCGTGAAGCGATTCTGGCCGAACTCGGCAGTGATGGCGGCAACCTGCGCAAGTACCCGGATGCGGCCAGCCGGGAGTTCCGACGGGTGGCGGCGGAACTGTACGGTTTTGATGCCGACTGGGTGATCAGCGCCAACGGTTCGGATGAACTGCTCAACAATCTGATCCGCGCCTGTGCCGGGGAAGGGGAAGAGATCGCCTATGTCCATCCGTCCTATTCCTACTACGCGACCCTGGCCGCAATCCAGGGCGCGAAGGTGAAGACCTTCGGGTTGACGGAAGCGGGCCGGATTGCCGACTTCCCGGCACGGTATCCAGGGAAAATCTTTTTTCTCACCAGCCCCAACGCCCCGCTGGGGATTGCTTTTGACAAAGCCTACATCAGGGAACTCGCCGGTCGCTGTGCCGGGATCCTGGTGGTTGATGAGGCCTATGCCGATTTCGCCGAAGAAAATGCCCTGGAGCTGGTCAGGGAGTGCCGGAATGTCGTTGTGACCCGCACCCTGTCGAAGAGCTATTCCCTGGCCGGAATGCGGCTCGGCCTGGCGGTGGCGCGTCCCGAGATGATTGCCGCCCTCGACAAGATTCGTGACCACTACCACCTTGATCGCCTGGCGCTGGTCGCGGCGAGTGCCGCGTTGCGTGACCAGAACTATCTCAGGGAAATGGTCGCGAAGATCTGCAGCACCCGGGGTCGTTTTGCCGCCGTATTGGAAAGTCTCGGTTACCAGGTACTCGATTCCTGCGCCAACTACGTGTTCGCTGCGCCGCCGGACCGGGACGGCAAGCGGGTTTATGAGGCGCTTTTCCAGCGCCGGATTCTGGTTCGCCACTTCTCCGACCCGCTGCTCGCCCATGGGCTGCGAATTTCGATCGGCACCGATGAGGAGATGGATCAGGCCCTTGCGGCATTACGGGAAATCGGCTGACGGGCTGATAAAGCGGCCATCTGCTCGTTGGTCCTCCCCCCGCGTCAACGATGTCCCTTGCGGAGTTATGGACGCCTTGCCGCTGGACATTTTTTCTCAGCCTGGGTCTTACCTCCGCGCCTCTGCGCGAGATTGCTTGAATGAATTTTCCGTATCTTCGTGGTGAGATCTGATTTTCATGCCCGACGATTATCCTTTCAACCCCGCCGAGGTTGCCGAGCGCCTGCTGGCCTGGTACGCCGATGAGGGGCGCGACCTGCCCTGGCGGCACACCCGTAACCCCTATCGTATCTGGCTGTCCGAAATCATGCTGCAGCAGACCACCGTGGCCGCGGTGGTCCCCTACTACGAAAAATTTCTGGCGGCCTTTCCCGATATCGAAGCGCTGGCGGCGGCTCCGGTGGAGGCGGTCATCGAGCTCTGGGCGGGGCTCGGTTACTACCGTCGCGCCCGTCATCTGCACGCCGCGGCGGTGAAGGTGGTGGAAGACTTCGGCGGCAGCTTTCCCGCGAGCCCGGAGGAGATCCTTTCCCTGCCCGGTGTCGGCCGCTCGACCGCCGGGGCGATTCTCTCCATCGCCTTTGATAAGCCGGCACCGATTCTCGATGGCAACGTACGGCGGGTGCTCTGCCGGCTGTTTGCTCTGCAATTGCCTCCGCGTTCCAGCGAGGCGGAAAAGTTGCTCTGGAGTTGGGCGGAGGCCCTGACCCCGACCGGCCGGCCACACGATTACGCGCAGGCGATCATGGATCTCGGGGCGACGGTCTGTCTTCCGAAGCAGCCCGTCTGTCCCTCCTGTCCGCTGACCGGCCTCTGCCAGGCGCGCCGCCGGGGACTGGAACGGGAGCTGCCGCTGAAGGCTGCAACGAAGACGGTGCCGACTGTCCGGCAGGTGGCGCTGTTGTTGTGGCGCGACGGCCGGCTGCTGGTACGCCGCCGCCCCTTTGCCGGCATGCTGCAGGGGCTGTGGGAATTCCCGGCGACCGATCTGCTTGTCCATGAAGGGGGCGGAGACGCCGCCCGTCGGTTGCTGGCGGAGCAGGGAGGGGTGAGTGAACCGCGGCGGGTCGGCGAAATCCGCCACGCCTATTCCCACTTCCGGCTCGAACTGGAGGTCTGGTCCGCGCCGTTTGCGGAACGCTGCAGGGTTGCGGAACGGGGGGAGTGGCGCTGGGTCGATCCGGCCGCGCTGGCCCGGACACCGCTGCATGGTGCCCACCTGAAGGCGGCGAAGTTGCTGGACTCGCCAGCCTGAATCTGTCACCATGGCGAACTTATGAACAAGACACCGATTATTGAAGATGCCGCCGAACTGGCGGAGTTCGCCCGCTTTCTGGCGGATCAGCCGGTGATCGCCGTTGATCTCGAAGCCGACAGCATGCACCATTTCACCGAGCAGGTTTGCCTGCTGCAGTTCACCGCTGCCGGGCGGACCATGCTGCTCGATCCGCTGGCGCTGCCCGATCTCGAGCCGCTGCGGGCGATTTTTGCCAATCCGCGGCAACGCAAGCTGTTCCACGCTGCCGATTACGACCTGCGCTGTCTGCGGCGCGATTTCGACCTGCGGATCGACGGCCTGTTCGACAGCATGATCGCCGCCCAGTTGTGCGGTGAGCAGAAGATCGGCCTCGCTGATCTGCTCGGCAAGTATTTTGACCTGCGGATCGACAAGAAATACCAGCGTGCCGACTGGACGATTCGGCCCCTGCCGGGCGAGATGATCGCCTACGCGGCCGGGGATACCGCTGATCTGGAGCGGTTGGCCGGGGTGCTTGAGCAGCGTCTGGAAGAGCTCGGACGAACCGCGTGGCACGCCGAGGAATGCGCCCTGCTGCAGGAGGTGGCCTTCGAAGAGAACGGCGGTCCGCTGTTTCTGCGTTTCAAGGGGGCCGGGCGTCTCGACCGTCGCCAGCTGGCCATTCTTGAACAGTTGCTGCAGTGGCGCATCCGCCGTGCCCGCAAACGGGACGTGCCGCCGTTCAAGATCATCGGCAACAAGCCGCTGCTGGCCGTCGCCACCGCCGCGCCGCAGACCGCCAGGGCTCTCGGCCGCCTGGAGGGGATGTTTCCGCGCCTGGTCGAAAGATTCGGCCGTGAACTGCTGGAGTGCGTGAGTGCGGGGTTGGCGATTCCGGAAAAGGAGTTGCCGGCCTTCCCGCGCGGCGAACGGCGCCTGCGTGACCCTGAAGCGGACAAGCGTTTCGAGCGCCTGAAGCAGTGGCGCCGGCAGCAGGCGGAGCGGCTGCAGCTCGATCCCGGGGTGATGATCAACAATGCCCTGCTCGAAGCGATTGCCTACCAGCCTCCGGGAAGTTCTGATGACTTCGCCCGGTTTGAAGCCATGCGCAACTGGCAGCGGCAGGAGTTCGGAGCGCAGATCCTCCAGGTGCTTGACCACGGATGACGCTGATTGGGACGGTGGAGATTTCATTCTGAAGCAAACGCGCGGGTTGTAACCCGCGCGTTTGCTTTTGGGTTTATCTTCCTGTCTGCGGCAGCGGGTCCAGCAATGCGTTTAATTCTTTTTCCGGCAGGACTTTTTCCCGCAGGCAGAGGGCGCGGATCGTTGTTCCTTCGCGGAAGGCCTGTTTGGCCAGTTCCGAAGCCCGGTCATAGCCGATGCGCGGCGCCAGGGCGGTGACCATGGCCAGACTCTGTTCGACCAGTTCGGCACAGCGTTCGGCGTTGGCCTGCAGTCCGGTCACGCACTTCTCGGCGAACAGCCGCGCGGCGTTGGCTGTCAGTTCGATGCTCTCCAGCAGGTTGCGGGCCAGCAGCGGCAGCATCACGTTGAGTTCGAAATTGCCCGCCAGCCCGCCGAGGGTGATGGCGGCGTCATTGCCGATCACCTGGGCGCAGACCTGGATCAGGCTCTCCGCCATCACCGGATTGACCTTGCCCGGCATGATGGAACTGCCCGGCTGCACGGCCGGCAGGCTCAGTTCGCCATAGCCGCCGCGTGGTCCGCTGGCGAGAAGGCGGATATCGTTGGCGATCTTGAAGAGGGCCGCGGCGCAGCTTTTCAGGGTTCCGCTGAGGGTGACGATCGCGTCCCTGGCCGCCTGGGCCTCGAAATGATTGCGCGCCTCGCTGAATTCCAGCCCGGTCTCCTTTGTCAGCCCTGAGCAGACACGAGCGGCAAATTCCGGGTGGGTATTCAGCCCGGTGCCGACGGCGGTGCCCCCCAGGGGCAGTTCCAGCAGCCCTGCAGCGCTCAGCTGAAGTCTCTGCCGGGCCAGTTCGAGCTGGCGGGCATAGCCGGAAAAGACCTGGCCGAGACGGATCGGCACCGCGTCCTGGAGATGGGTGCGTCCCAGCTTGACAATCGGATCGAATTCTTCCGCCTTGTCCTGCAGGCTCTTCTGCAGCAGCTCCAGGGCCGGCAGCAGATGCCGGTGCAGTTCTTCGGCGGCCGCCAGGTGGATGGCGCTGGGAAAGACGTCGTTGCTCGACTGGCCGAGATTGACATGATCGTTGGGATGGACCGCCTTGTCGCCGAGGTTGTGGCCGAGGATGGCGGCGGCACGGTTGGCGATCACCTCGTTGGCGTTCATGTTGCTGCTGGTTCCGGAACCGGTCTGGAAGATATCGATCGGGAAATGTTCATCAAGATCCCCGTTGGCCACCTCGGCGGCGGCCTGTGCTATCGCTTCGGCCAGGTCTGCCGGCAGCAGTCCCAGTTCGGCATTGACCCGGGCCGCGTACTGCTTGATCAGGCCCAGGGCGCGGATCATTGCCCGCGGCAGGGGCCGGCCGGAGACCGGGAAGTTGTTGACCGCACGCGCGGTCTGGGCGCCGTAGAGGGCCGCGGCGGGGACCTGCATGCTGCCCATCGAATCGGTTTCGGTGCGTTGTTGCTCTCGGTTCATCGGCATTCTCCTTTTGCAGCCAGCTTATCAATCCCGTCATGGCTGTCAATGGCCTGGATCAGGACAAATTTTACTCTGGCTAAAAATACTGCTTCGCCGCTGTCGCGCCTTCATGTAGAATGGTCCGGTGAGTTCCCTCGCCTTTGCCCTCATCCTGCTCTCGGCGCTGATGCACGCCCTGTGGAACCTGCTGGTCAAGCAGAGCGGGGACAAGACCGCCTATATCTGGTGGATGTTCCTGCAGTCCGGGATCCTCTTCAGCCTGATCATGCTGCTGGCGGCCGGGCCCTTTCCACCGCTGTCGCCCCGTCTGCTGCTGCTGACCGCCGGCGGGGCGGTCTGTTTCGTCCTCTACCACCTCTTCACCGGTCGCGCCTACCGTGAAGGGGACCTGTCGATGACCTACCCGCTGGCGCAGACGGCGATGCTCTATGTTCCCCTCTGGGGGGTGCTGCTGCTCAAGGAACATCTGTCGCCGCTTGGGGTGGCCGGCATCCTGTTGATTGCCATGGGGGCCTATGCCGTGCAGCTGCGCACTCTGAGGATGTCCGAGGTGCTGCGCCCGTTTCACTACCTGGGCAGTTCTTCGGTACGCTTCGCGCTCGCCGCGGGACTGGTCTATTCCTTCGGCGCGGTGATCGACAAGAGCGGGGTGACCCGTTACGATCCGCTGCATTTCACTTACCTGCTGGTTGTCTGGATGCTGTTGCTGATGTCGCTCAACCTGTTGCGGTCGGGCAACAGGGGACGGATCCCGGCTGAATGGCGCCGTCATCCGCGTCTGGTCCTCTGCGCCGGACCGGTGATGCTCTGTTCCTTTCTCAGCTTCCGTTACGGACTGCAGCTGGCGCCGATGAGCTACGCGGTGCCGGTGCGCCAGGCTTCGCTGTTGATCGCCGTTTTGATCGGAGTGGTTTTTCTCGGTGAACGGGCCGGTCGCATCCGGTTCGGCGCCACTCTGCTGATTCTCGCCGGAGTCTGCCTGGTCCGTTTCGGTTGAACCCAAATCCGCCGGCAATTTCGGGATTCGGCTGTCATTACGGTTGAATCTGCTTCGTTGCCTTCACCGCATCGGTGCTCAACGCAGCCCGGCTGCGTTTGCGCCCGAAGCGGAACGGCGCCTCGCATCTCCACCCGTCCCGCCACCCTCGGTCCGCAAAACTGCCGGTGGATTTGGGTTGAAGCTGGGCCGGGTGCCCCGGGCTGTGCTATAAACAGGCGGTACAGAATTTCCGTTTTCCGAGGGCTCTCTGATGAAAAACCTGGCCAATTTTCTGTTCGAGGTGGGGATGCTCAAACGCACCCCGCGCAGCGGCTTCCAGTTCCTCGGCTCCGGCGCCGAGTCGGTGGCCGAACATTCCTTCCGCACTGCCATGATCGGTTACACCCTGGCTCATCTGGATGGGCGGGCCGATGTCGGCCGGGTGGTGCAGATATGCCTCTTTCATGACCTGCCCGAGGCGCGGACCGGCGATCAGAATTACGTCAACAAGAAGTACGTTCGCACGGATGAAAAAAAAGCGGTCGAGGACCTGGCCCGGAACCTGCCGTTCGGCGATGACTACCGTGACCTGTGGCAGGAATTTGATGCCCGCGAGAGCCTTGAGGCGCAGCTGGCACATGATGCCGATCAGCTGGAGATGATCCTGGCCTTGAAGGAATACAAGGATCTCGGCAACCGTTACGCCGACGAGTGGTATCCTTATTTGGTTGAGCGGTTGCGGACCGACGCGGCGCGGCAGCTGGCGGAGACCATCTGGGAGACCGATTCGAGCAAGTGGTGGTTCGATGATGATCACCAGTGGTGGGTGAAGGGAGAGCGGGGTCCTGCTTGACGCTGTCGGGCTTTAGTGTTACAAGTGTCCGCTTGAAAATTGTTACCTGAATCAGTGAGTTCCTGTCGGATGGAGAGGGCAATGACTTGTGTTATCCGCCGACAAGGGGCTCACTGATGCAGGTGTTACAGAACGGGGATTTCAGTTATGCTGGACAGCCGCTACCTGCGGGACAATCTGAAAGAAGCCGAACGCCGCCTGGCAACGCGCGGCGGTGATGTTGATCTGTCCGCTTTTTGTGGCCTGGACGAGAAACGGCGCGGCCTGCTCGGCGAGGCCGAGGGTCTCAAGGCCGAGCGCAACCAGGTTTCGGCGCTGATCGGCAAGACCCGGGACAAGAGCCAGGTGCAGGGTGAGATCTCCCGCATGAAGGAGGTCTCGGCACGGATCAAGCAACTTGACGAGGCGCTGCGCCAGGTCGAAGAGGAATTGCAGGCGCTGCTGCTGACCATCCCCAATCTGCCTCATCCGGCTACACCGGTCGGCGCCGCCGAGGAGGAGAACGTCGAGATCCGACGCTGGGGGACCCCGCGGCAGTTCGATTTTGAAATCCGCGATCATGTCGACCTTGGCGAAGGGCTCGGTATTCTCGATTTCGAGCGGGCCGGAAAGCTCTCCGGGGCGCGCTTTTCTCT
Coding sequences:
- a CDS encoding ribonuclease D; translated protein: MNKTPIIEDAAELAEFARFLADQPVIAVDLEADSMHHFTEQVCLLQFTAAGRTMLLDPLALPDLEPLRAIFANPRQRKLFHAADYDLRCLRRDFDLRIDGLFDSMIAAQLCGEQKIGLADLLGKYFDLRIDKKYQRADWTIRPLPGEMIAYAAGDTADLERLAGVLEQRLEELGRTAWHAEECALLQEVAFEENGGPLFLRFKGAGRLDRRQLAILEQLLQWRIRRARKRDVPPFKIIGNKPLLAVATAAPQTARALGRLEGMFPRLVERFGRELLECVSAGLAIPEKELPAFPRGERRLRDPEADKRFERLKQWRRQQAERLQLDPGVMINNALLEAIAYQPPGSSDDFARFEAMRNWQRQEFGAQILQVLDHG
- a CDS encoding class II fumarate hydratase translates to MNREQQRTETDSMGSMQVPAAALYGAQTARAVNNFPVSGRPLPRAMIRALGLIKQYAARVNAELGLLPADLAEAIAQAAAEVANGDLDEHFPIDIFQTGSGTSSNMNANEVIANRAAAILGHNLGDKAVHPNDHVNLGQSSNDVFPSAIHLAAAEELHRHLLPALELLQKSLQDKAEEFDPIVKLGRTHLQDAVPIRLGQVFSGYARQLELARQRLQLSAAGLLELPLGGTAVGTGLNTHPEFAARVCSGLTKETGLEFSEARNHFEAQAARDAIVTLSGTLKSCAAALFKIANDIRLLASGPRGGYGELSLPAVQPGSSIMPGKVNPVMAESLIQVCAQVIGNDAAITLGGLAGNFELNVMLPLLARNLLESIELTANAARLFAEKCVTGLQANAERCAELVEQSLAMVTALAPRIGYDRASELAKQAFREGTTIRALCLREKVLPEKELNALLDPLPQTGR
- a CDS encoding EamA family transporter, producing MSSLAFALILLSALMHALWNLLVKQSGDKTAYIWWMFLQSGILFSLIMLLAAGPFPPLSPRLLLLTAGGAVCFVLYHLFTGRAYREGDLSMTYPLAQTAMLYVPLWGVLLLKEHLSPLGVAGILLIAMGAYAVQLRTLRMSEVLRPFHYLGSSSVRFALAAGLVYSFGAVIDKSGVTRYDPLHFTYLLVVWMLLLMSLNLLRSGNRGRIPAEWRRHPRLVLCAGPVMLCSFLSFRYGLQLAPMSYAVPVRQASLLIAVLIGVVFLGERAGRIRFGATLLILAGVCLVRFG
- a CDS encoding HD domain-containing protein, encoding MKNLANFLFEVGMLKRTPRSGFQFLGSGAESVAEHSFRTAMIGYTLAHLDGRADVGRVVQICLFHDLPEARTGDQNYVNKKYVRTDEKKAVEDLARNLPFGDDYRDLWQEFDARESLEAQLAHDADQLEMILALKEYKDLGNRYADEWYPYLVERLRTDAARQLAETIWETDSSKWWFDDDHQWWVKGERGPA